The proteins below come from a single Chryseobacterium capnotolerans genomic window:
- a CDS encoding CDP-alcohol phosphatidyltransferase family protein, translating to MKNIPYLLILSRFITAFVILYLGYFVGESARQHILILMYFGLFTDIFDGIIARKTGISSEKLRRLDSQTDLVFWLSLGVVSYFLNPDLIINEWKSILLIFIMEALCYIVSIWKFRKETCTHAFLAKMWGLSLLLAFTYLIGFQKTGWTFDLAVILGLISHIDVILIILFLPQWQYDVPSCYHALKIRKGKQRKKTIFFN from the coding sequence ATGAAAAATATACCTTATTTATTGATCTTATCCCGTTTTATTACAGCATTTGTGATTCTGTATCTGGGATATTTTGTAGGAGAATCAGCTCGTCAACATATTCTGATCCTCATGTATTTCGGATTGTTTACCGATATTTTTGATGGGATTATTGCCCGTAAAACTGGTATTTCCTCAGAGAAATTACGTCGGTTAGACAGCCAGACTGATCTTGTTTTCTGGCTTTCATTAGGAGTTGTTTCTTATTTTCTCAATCCGGATCTGATTATCAATGAATGGAAAAGTATTCTGCTGATCTTCATCATGGAAGCATTGTGTTATATCGTAAGCATCTGGAAGTTTCGAAAAGAAACCTGTACTCATGCTTTTTTAGCTAAAATGTGGGGTTTGAGTCTTTTATTGGCTTTTACTTATCTGATAGGTTTTCAGAAAACAGGTTGGACCTTTGATTTAGCAGTGATCTTAGGATTAATTTCTCATATAGATGTTATCCTCATTATTCTGTTTCTTCCCCAATGGCAATATGATGTTCCAAGCTGCTACCATGCCCTGAAAATCAGGAAGGGAAAGCAAAGAAAAAAGACCATTTTCTTCAACTGA
- the asnS gene encoding asparagine--tRNA ligase, with protein sequence MKKQTIKEILKDYKKVLHHDITVYGWVRSFRANRFIALNDGSTINNLQIVVDFENFDEELIKNISTASSLKVVGEVVESQGAGQSVEIVAKKIIILGDNFTEELQSTILQPKKHSLEKLREQAHLRFRTNLFGAVFRVRHAVSFAVHSFFNQNQFFYINTPVITGADAEGAGEMFGVTNFDLNNMPRTEEGEIDFAQDFFGRKTNLTVSGQLEGETAAMGLGRIYTFGPTFRAENSNTTRHLAEFWMIEPEVAFNNLEDNIDLAEDFLKYVIQYVLDHCKDDLVFLDNRFAEEQKTKPEKERAKEGLIEKLENVIAKRFKRVSYTEAIEILMNSKENKKGKFAYPVENWGTDLQSEHERFLVEKHFECPVVLFDYPKEIKAFYMKLNEDNKTVAAMDVLFPGIGEIIGGSEREARLDVLKQKMADMHVDEHELWWYLDTRKFGSVPHAGFGLGLERLVLFVTGMTNIRDVIPFPRTPKSAEF encoded by the coding sequence ATGAAAAAGCAAACGATCAAAGAAATCCTAAAGGATTACAAGAAAGTATTACATCATGACATTACAGTTTACGGATGGGTAAGATCATTCCGTGCTAATCGCTTTATTGCACTTAATGATGGTTCTACGATTAATAATTTGCAGATAGTTGTTGATTTCGAAAATTTTGATGAAGAACTTATCAAGAATATTAGCACAGCTTCTTCTCTTAAAGTGGTAGGTGAAGTAGTGGAAAGCCAGGGAGCAGGACAATCTGTAGAAATTGTTGCTAAAAAGATTATTATTTTAGGAGATAACTTTACAGAAGAGCTTCAAAGCACCATTCTTCAGCCAAAAAAGCACAGCTTAGAGAAACTTCGTGAGCAGGCACACTTAAGATTCAGAACCAACTTATTTGGAGCTGTTTTCAGAGTACGTCATGCAGTAAGTTTTGCAGTTCATTCATTCTTCAACCAAAACCAGTTCTTCTATATCAATACTCCCGTTATTACAGGAGCTGATGCTGAAGGAGCAGGAGAAATGTTCGGAGTTACCAACTTCGATCTGAATAATATGCCAAGAACTGAAGAGGGAGAAATTGATTTCGCTCAGGATTTCTTTGGTAGAAAAACCAACCTTACCGTTTCAGGACAGCTTGAAGGAGAAACTGCAGCCATGGGATTAGGAAGAATCTATACCTTCGGACCTACTTTCCGTGCAGAGAATTCAAATACAACAAGACACCTTGCAGAATTCTGGATGATTGAGCCGGAAGTTGCCTTCAACAACCTTGAAGACAATATCGACTTAGCTGAAGATTTCTTAAAATATGTAATCCAGTATGTATTGGATCACTGTAAAGATGATCTTGTGTTCTTAGACAACCGTTTTGCTGAAGAACAAAAGACAAAACCGGAAAAAGAAAGAGCAAAAGAGGGTCTTATTGAGAAACTTGAAAATGTAATTGCTAAACGTTTTAAGCGTGTAAGCTATACAGAAGCTATCGAGATTTTAATGAACTCAAAAGAGAACAAAAAAGGAAAATTTGCTTACCCTGTTGAAAATTGGGGCACAGATCTTCAGTCTGAGCATGAAAGATTCTTGGTGGAAAAACATTTTGAATGCCCGGTTGTATTGTTCGATTATCCGAAAGAAATCAAAGCTTTCTATATGAAGCTGAACGAAGACAACAAAACAGTGGCTGCAATGGATGTTCTTTTCCCAGGTATCGGTGAAATCATCGGTGGATCTGAAAGAGAAGCAAGATTAGACGTTTTAAAACAGAAAATGGCAGATATGCATGTAGATGAACATGAACTTTGGTGGTATTTAGACACCAGAAAATTCGGTTCTGTACCCCATGCAGGTTTCGGTTTAGGATTAGAAAGACTAGTTCTTTTTGTAACGGGAATGACGAACATCAGAGACGTAATTCCTTTCCCAAGAACGCCGAAAAGCGCTGAATTCTAG
- the rpoN gene encoding RNA polymerase factor sigma-54, giving the protein MLKQHLQLKLGQKLAPQQIQLMKLIQLHTLEFEEELERELEENPALEIVKEDSKEDDYSSLEDAYQDEGTESIETDFDVNEYLYDDEPSYKTASSNYSPDDEEFDNESLLTEGQSLYDYLTEQIHLININEEDLKIAEYLIGNLDTDGYLRREIKSIVDDLAFSQGIYTTKERVEDILENYVQKLDPPGVGARGLQECLLLQIEKKVSADKAVSLAANILRYQFDALTNKHYNKIIQKYDIEEEDLKDALEEISKLSPKVGGNFDTQTITINQEIIPDFVIQVKDGQVIPMLNSKNAPTLRVSEEYKDILTTYSHDKNSSEHKQAALFIKQKLDAAKWYIDAINQRQNTLLQTITAIVKFQKDYFITGDEKSLKPMILKDVADITGFDISTISRVVKSKYADTPNGIVYLKDLFSDSLTNDDGEEVSTKEIKTHLQEVISKENKRKPLTDDALVVILKEQGYNIARRTIAKYREQLNIPVARLRKEL; this is encoded by the coding sequence ATGCTTAAACAACATTTACAACTCAAATTAGGACAGAAGCTGGCTCCTCAGCAGATCCAGCTTATGAAGCTTATTCAGCTTCATACTCTTGAATTTGAAGAGGAGTTGGAGAGAGAGTTAGAAGAAAACCCTGCTTTGGAAATTGTAAAAGAGGATTCTAAGGAAGATGATTATTCTTCCCTGGAAGATGCTTATCAGGATGAGGGTACGGAAAGCATTGAAACAGATTTCGACGTTAATGAATATCTTTATGACGACGAACCAAGCTATAAAACTGCGTCCAGCAACTATTCTCCGGATGATGAAGAATTTGATAATGAAAGTCTTTTAACAGAAGGACAGTCTTTATATGATTATCTGACGGAACAGATTCACCTGATTAATATCAATGAAGAAGATCTGAAAATTGCAGAATACCTGATTGGTAACCTTGATACTGACGGATATCTGAGAAGAGAGATCAAATCTATCGTAGATGATCTCGCTTTCTCACAAGGAATTTATACGACCAAGGAAAGAGTAGAGGATATCCTTGAAAATTATGTTCAGAAGCTGGATCCACCTGGAGTGGGGGCCAGAGGTCTTCAGGAATGTTTATTACTACAGATTGAAAAGAAAGTAAGCGCTGATAAAGCGGTTTCTTTAGCCGCCAATATCCTGAGATATCAGTTTGATGCTTTAACCAATAAGCATTATAATAAGATTATTCAAAAGTATGATATTGAGGAGGAAGATCTGAAAGATGCGTTGGAGGAAATTTCAAAGCTATCACCAAAAGTGGGTGGAAACTTCGATACTCAAACGATTACCATCAACCAGGAGATTATTCCGGATTTTGTCATTCAGGTGAAGGATGGGCAGGTGATTCCTATGCTTAATAGCAAGAATGCTCCTACATTAAGAGTTTCTGAAGAATATAAAGACATTCTTACAACCTATTCACATGATAAAAACTCTTCTGAGCATAAGCAGGCTGCTTTGTTTATCAAGCAGAAATTAGATGCAGCCAAATGGTATATTGATGCCATTAATCAGCGCCAGAATACTTTATTGCAGACAATTACCGCTATTGTGAAATTTCAGAAAGACTATTTTATCACAGGTGACGAAAAATCTCTGAAGCCGATGATCTTAAAAGACGTGGCAGATATTACAGGATTTGATATTTCTACCATTTCAAGAGTGGTAAAAAGTAAATATGCAGATACACCAAATGGTATTGTTTACCTTAAAGATCTGTTCTCAGACAGTTTAACCAATGATGACGGGGAAGAGGTTTCTACTAAAGAGATCAAAACCCACCTTCAGGAAGTTATCAGCAAAGAGAATAAGAGAAAGCCATTGACGGATGACGCTTTGGTAGTGATTTTAAAAGAGCAAGGATATAATATTGCCAGAAGGACGATTGCTAAATATCGTGAACAGCTCAATATTCCTGTTGCCAGATTGAGAAAAGAACTTTAA